A genomic segment from Gemmatimonadota bacterium encodes:
- a CDS encoding leucine-rich repeat domain-containing protein, with amino-acid sequence MRKQILFILSTFALLMYPLSLSAQDSTAGDQALAPDFDGNGTVDFADFLAFAGQFGSRQGDGRYDARYDLDGDGEIGFSDFLIFSSSFGKSDDEVALVAIPDANLRAVIEDSLSKASGAPITRDEMATLTRLRARNANIRDLTGLEFATRLILLDFGDEIVEGRYANSNSISDLSPLSDLTNLIYLNLSGNRISDLTPLSGMTNLTYLNLSRNRLMDLTPLSGLTSLKWLFLTDNNILDITPLSGMTNLGLLLLYNNSISDVTPLSDMTSLERLYLHNNSISDVTPLSGLTSLERLYLHNNSISNVTPLSGLTNLERLYLYSNRISDITPLSGLTNLTYLRLNYNYITDLTPLSGLTNLTYLRLSFNPNISDATPLSGLTNLTALYLTRTSISDAAFLSGLTNLITLSLARTSISDLKSLSGLTNLTNLAVYRNSSITDLTPLSGLTRLNTLVLYANSISDLSPLVANTGLDTGDLVDLRGNPLSTISYRTHIPALQDRGVVVRSGSTWRPDN; translated from the coding sequence ATGCGTAAACAGATTCTGTTTATCTTATCGACATTCGCGCTTTTAATGTATCCGCTGTCTCTTTCGGCACAGGATAGTACGGCGGGCGATCAAGCCCTTGCTCCGGACTTTGATGGCAATGGTACTGTTGATTTTGCCGACTTTTTGGCATTTGCAGGTCAGTTTGGGTCGCGTCAGGGGGATGGGCGTTATGATGCCAGATACGATCTGGATGGCGATGGCGAAATTGGATTTTCCGATTTTCTAATTTTTAGCAGTAGTTTTGGCAAAAGCGATGATGAGGTGGCGCTTGTTGCCATTCCGGATGCGAATCTGCGCGCTGTTATTGAGGATAGTCTCAGCAAGGCGAGTGGTGCGCCGATCACGCGGGATGAGATGGCGACTTTGACGCGCCTTAGGGCACGGAACGCGAATATCAGGGATTTGACCGGGCTTGAGTTTGCCACCCGTCTGATATTGCTGGATTTTGGTGATGAGATAGTGGAAGGACGTTATGCCAACAGCAACAGCATCTCTGATCTTTCGCCCTTATCAGACTTAACCAACCTGATATATCTGAATCTTTCCGGCAACAGAATCTCGGACCTCACGCCTTTATCGGGTATGACCAATCTGACATATCTGAATCTTTCCCGCAACAGGCTTATGGACCTTACGCCCCTATCTGGTTTGACCAGTCTGAAATGGCTGTTTCTTACCGACAACAACATCCTGGATATCACGCCTTTATCGGGTATGACCAATCTGGGATTGCTGTTGCTTTACAACAACAGTATCTCGGATGTTACGCCTCTATCGGACATGACCAGTCTGGAGAGGCTGTATCTTCACAACAATAGTATCTCGGATGTTACGCCTCTATCGGGCTTGACCAGTCTGGAGAGGCTGTATCTTCACAACAACAGTATCTCGAATGTTACGCCTCTATCGGGCTTGACCAACCTGGAGAGGCTGTATCTTTACAGCAACAGGATCTCGGATATCACGCCCCTATCGGGTTTGACCAACCTGACATATCTGCGGCTTAACTATAACTACATCACAGACCTCACGCCTTTATCGGGTTTGACCAACCTGACATATCTGCGGCTTTCCTTCAACCCAAACATCTCGGACGCCACGCCCTTATCGGGCTTGACCAACCTGACAGCACTGTATCTTACTCGCACCAGTATCTCAGACGCTGCGTTCCTATCGGGTTTAACCAATCTGATAACACTGTCTCTTGCCCGCACCAGCATTTCGGATCTTAAATCCTTATCTGGCTTGACTAATCTGACAAATCTGGCTGTTTATCGCAACAGTAGTATCACGGACCTCACGCCCTTATCGGGTTTGACCCGTCTGAATACGCTGGTTCTTTACGCCAATAGCATCTCGGACCTTTCGCCTCTTGTGGCAAATACGGGATTGGACACTGGAGATTTGGTTGATCTGAGGGGTAATCCGTTGAGTACCATATCATACAGGACGCATATCCCAGCCCTTCAGGACAGAGGGGTTGTTGTGCGTTCTGGCAGCACCTGGAGGCCGGACAACTGA
- a CDS encoding redoxin domain-containing protein, whose translation MNMRVFSGGVLMFKYVRTLLFLLLPACVHAAPIASDCDFNNSGKVDFADFIAFSQGYGTTQTQFDLNGDGAVNFRDFVIFAQFYGQTITIPPPTTDAPIGIQVGMQAPDFTLRTLTGESFNLYEQRGKPVFLNFWGTWCPPCVAEMPAIQKLQDTMADSIQIVGIGVRDTRIQELRFITRYGYTWTFVLDSTGEARNAYEVTSYPTSLFLDARGVIVRVLRSGRNYETFLEAARQAINN comes from the coding sequence ATGAATATGCGCGTATTTTCTGGAGGTGTGCTCATGTTTAAGTATGTCAGGACATTGCTTTTCCTGCTTCTACCTGCCTGTGTACACGCAGCACCAATCGCATCAGATTGCGATTTCAATAACAGCGGCAAAGTGGATTTTGCCGATTTTATCGCATTTTCACAGGGGTATGGAACGACCCAGACTCAGTTTGACCTGAACGGGGATGGCGCAGTCAATTTTCGGGACTTTGTCATTTTTGCCCAGTTCTACGGGCAGACAATCACAATCCCTCCGCCAACCACCGATGCTCCCATTGGCATTCAAGTTGGGATGCAAGCCCCTGACTTTACGCTGAGAACCCTCACTGGCGAATCGTTCAATCTCTATGAACAACGCGGCAAACCCGTGTTTCTCAACTTTTGGGGAACCTGGTGTCCTCCCTGTGTTGCTGAAATGCCCGCCATACAAAAGTTGCAAGATACCATGGCCGACTCTATCCAGATCGTCGGCATTGGTGTACGAGACACGCGCATCCAGGAGCTGCGTTTTATCACAAGATATGGCTACACCTGGACTTTTGTTCTCGACTCGACGGGAGAAGCGCGCAATGCGTATGAGGTTACAAGCTATCCCACCTCGCTGTTTTTAGACGCCAGAGGCGTGATTGTCCGCGTATTGCGCAGTGGTCGGAATTACGAAACGTTCCTGGAAGCGGCGCGACAGGCGATTAATAATTAA